CATCCTAGTTTAAGAAGTGTTACTGGGAGGACATACTTTTAAAAGTGCTGTCTCagggggttttattttgctgagtTTCTCCCATTCCTTCCAATCAGCTCTGTTTGGAGTCATTCCTGCTAATGTTGAAACTGGTCATACACAGAGTGCAGCTGCTCCGCAGGGAATCAGTGGATGCTGGCAGCTATTTCATGGCACACAGCAATGCAAAACAGCACTGGAGAGATGTTTAAACAGAATTGTGTCCAGATGAATACACCGAATAGCAAACATACTTGAACTCGAGTGCCCCAAATGCCTTGAGGGTATTTTTGAGAGCCTTCTCGACAGCTTACACCCTTCTTGGTTTTTCTTGATGGGAGtttgtgaaaagagaaagaagagaattgGAAGATCTTTAAAAACTGATACATCAAGGAATTGTCTTTGACTAGGATGTGAGATTTGAAGAATGGAGCTGTGCCTGCCCTCTCTAAGTCATCTGGTAAACGAATACCAAAGCTCCATGTCAAAAACAAGGTTTTTGACCACCATGCTCAGCCCCAGCAATTCACTTGGCTGTCCCTGTGGATACGGATCCACAGATGCTTGTCTTCCTCCAACTGGCAGCTCCTGTCAGCTCTGGGACAGGctgttgctcagagaagtgctTCTCCCTGCACAGATATAGTGCTGGGTCCTGTGAGCACCAGGGAAGTTGTATAAAAAAATAGCACTGTTAATGAATGCAAACATGTTGCATTCATTGTTAACTGCAGTAAAGCAATAAAGTTGCTTTGTTCATCCTTCCTCCCATATAGAAGGTAGAAGTCAGCATTGAAAGTGGTGTTGTCAGATCATCCCATGTCAGTGGAAGGAAGTTTTTGCTCTTTGACTCATCATGTGCAAGTGTAAGCAGAAAGCCAAGCAGTAGAGGCAAAGTGTAAAGGCTGAAGCTAGAGAGCAGGAATAAGAGATGCTCCTTAAGGTCTTCTGAAGACTGTACCTGTGGTGCTGCCACCAGGGGCAGGATTTGTGCTTCTCAGAATTGCTCTCAATTGCTCTCCGAGAAGGAATTGAGAACAGGCAAGCATCCAGAGGGAAACTATAAAAATAGCCATGAGGTCAAAGCAACTGTTCACTTCCCTATGCTCAGTGAAGTCGGGACAGGCCCTGGTTCAGCTGGCTGTGGTCTACAGCCGTGACCTCGTGCTGGCTTCCACTGCCTGGTGATTCCCACCTAATCTGAAGGATgttctcctcttctgctgcattCTTACTTCTTCCCTTCAACTCTTGTTGCCTGCAGCCCTCCTGGATCTGACTGGTGTCCACAAAGTCCAGGGCACATGGATGGGATCTGTCACTTTACCATGTACCTACATGGCCTCAGATGGTTTCATACAGCAAACACTCAGCTGGAGCATGGAGAGAGATCACAGCACCTCCACCATCTTTCAGAGGGATAATTCCGGTGACCACATCTTACTGTCTCGGTTCCGAAACCGGGTCAGTGTCCCAAAGCACAGCCCAGGGAATGCCTCACTCCTAATTGAGAACCTTGAAATCCCCGACAGCGGACACTACACCTGTCAAGTCATCTGGAGGACTAAAAACAACAGTGTGATCACAAGGGAGATGACCACTACGGTTAAAGTTGTCAAAGGTAAGTCCAGCAGTAACGCCCTGCTCTTGTGTAGCCAGTCTAAACCACAGAGCCAGAAAGTGAAACAGTGGCTGGTAGGAATAATCTTTCACACCATCATCTGCTTTGTCTTCCAGTTGCAGCAACCAAGCCCATCATCAGGGCCGGCGAGCTGGGGCTGACAGTCCCAGCAGGAGCCAGGACCAGCCTTACATGTGTGGCCAGCGGGTCCCCCCCCATCAGCTACCGCTGGTTCAGGGGCACCCCGGGAGGGAAAGCCCTGCTCCTGAGCAGCCAGGCTGAGCTGGTGTGGGACAGCCTGCAGCCCTCCGACACCGGGAAGTACTACTGTGAGGCGGAAaacagggctggggctggggctgtgcagcgGAGCGATGCTGTTGAGCTGACAGTGAGAGGTGAGTCCCCAGGATAGAGTTCCTCATCTTCACTGCAGAAGACTGAGACAGGGAGTTTCCCCTTTCATAGCAGGATCAGCCATGTAATGCTAAATACGAATTGTGCCCTCATCGCTTTCCCAGAGAGGAAACCACAGACTGATATTCTTCCTGCTTCAGAGTGTGCCTGTTTACAGCAGGGATCAGGACAATGTCCCCTGTGTTCCTCTGGGACCAGAACTGTGCAGGATAGGAGTCTGGCTCCTATCTGTGGCATGTCTTGCTCTTACCTGACTTGTACTGCTATCAAAGAGCAGGGGACATGGCCAGTTGACCAGTCTCTCCTGCAGGGTCTCCAGTCACacagcagcccagccctgggacAGACCAACACACCAGACCCCCATTCACCCCCCGAGGCAATGCGCCCCAGCCAGGGACTGCAGGTAAGTGacctgggctgcaggggaagggcTGCTTTGGCCCTGGCGCTCTGTGAGTGATGGAGAAAGTGAGTGAGACAAATCTGCTTGATGCTCCTTTTGGGCTGCAGATCCGCTTTGCAGGTGGGATAGAAATGATATCCCCTgtcacagaaccacagaatcattaggtttggaagggacctctggagattatctagtccaacccctctgccaaggcagggccatTGGTTACacagagcaggttacacagcaATGcatccaggtgggttttgaatgtctccagagagggagactccagCGTTGTTACCCACTGCTGTCCCCCAGGTGTAGGTGCTCAGCTGTGGGTAGGTGGGTTGGAGCCTCCCAGGACAACAGCCGAGACAGAGCTAGAGGGATCTAGAAAAACCAGGGGGTTGCACAACTTCAGCAGGAGGTCACCTGGGACAAGAAACCTGGTGTGGGGCTTCAGGGAGCCTTTGGGTGCAATTGCCAGGGAATCACCATAAAAGAGATGAAGTGACAAAGTCCTGTGGAAACCCGAATGTAGGGTGAAGCCAAAACATTCCCTGGCCATGCTGTAGCCAGCCACAAGCCTGGTGTCTAGATCTGCACCATGCTGGCCAGGGCTGCCAGGGACCCCAGGAGTGATGGCTGGGGGGGGGCGACGACATGTGTGCCACATGCTTCTTGCATGTCTGCTGGCAGAACACACACAGGGTGACACATCAGGAataaaaaactggcttgttGCTCTGAGAGCAGGTCCAGTGGGTGTTCtgggtgttttctttccatgcacCTCAAACGCGTTAGCCTGAGAGAATCAAAGCACCGTGCTCATCGAAACGGGGACCCAGTTACATCCATGCggagctgtgctggtggctccACGGAGGCCAGCCCCGCTGCTGCTTTCCCGAGCAAACCCGGCTCTCCTAGCAGGGTCACAACGCATTCCCCTCCCGCCTTGCAGGTCTGCCCGCAGCGACGCCGCTCTCCGGGGGGGGTTCGGAGGAGTTTCCCGTTGCCACAGGTGAGTGGAGTCCCGTGATAGGAAACTCGAGGTTTGCACTGGGACGGCAGGCTGACACTGCGCGGCAAGCACTGGGATTTCGCCAGGCAGGAGCCGCCCGCCCGTGGCGCTGCCGGGGGGCGTTTGCTGCCCGGAGCTCGCTCTGTGGTTCTGCCTGGAAGGGGCTGACAGAGCTAACGCTGCCCGCAGACAGGCCCGTGCCGCTTGGCTTAGGGCACTTGCAAAGCGCGTTTCGCGGCGCGGTCCGGTTTTCCCGGCGCGGTCACAGCGCTCTCCCCTCTCTCGCAGGTCTCCCCGCGCTCCAGTACGCGCTGCCGGCCGCGCTGGCGGTGGTGGTGGGCGCAGCCGCGCTCGGAGCGCTCCTGATCGCGCTGCGGTGCCGGCGGCGGAACGAGGAGGGTGAGCGGCGAAGGGAAGGCAaggcggggggcggcggggcggggacGGGAAAAGCGGCCCCGGGACGGGACGGGCGGCAGAGAGCTGCCCTGCACCGAGgggacggacggacggacgggcgggcgggcgggcgggacggcgcggcgcggcgcggcgcggcgctcGCCACGGCATCCGCATCCCCGTTATCTGCAGCCCCAGTTGGTCCTTTTCTAGGGAGAGGCAGGGTGGGAGGCTTATTCCCGAAGGTGGGAACGCATGGAAGCAGctggggggttggtttgttttggggttgtttgtttaggttggggttttttttttctgtgacacaTAAACCTTGTTGATGTGCAACTTCggttcttcctcttttttttccagaacttcTCTATGAAGTTGCTTTGTGAGTACTGGACGTTAAGAAGACTTTGGGGCATCACACTGATGTCTGTTTCCAAAAAGCCTCTTTCTTTGCTCAGTGAAAAGCCACACAGTTCTTTGACTCACAGGGAAAGGATCTGAATGCCTTGATAGTCAGTTTAGTTAGCAGTAAGAGGACATAGACATCTTAGGACAGGAGGCAGCAAGAGTCTGTTCTTTAATATGCTAGAATGAGAGAATATTCTGGGCCCATCACTCTGCCTTGCAGGTGCTATGGGAAAACTGTTCTCTGAAGTTAATTCcaatttcatttcacaaagcaAAGAACAGGAATTCACAGCTCTTCCTTTGAGATAAGTTCCTTCTATAGATGCTTCTCTCTTTAAGAAACATGGCCCGGTGCTTACCCAAGTATTATTTTGTGCAATTCCTATTTACTTAAAATTACACAAATGTATCTTCTGCTCTGTCCTAATGTCAACGTTAATCCCTTCATACTAGTTTCCTCTTCAGAGCCATCTGTTAGCTTCATACATTGCTACTTTTCCTAGTTACTACTGGTAGTTATGTTCTAAAGGCTAGACTTTCTGATGGGAACTATATTCAGCATAATATGATAACGGCATGGGAGTTTATGGTCCCAATGTTAACCATTTATTGCTGCTTCTTGTGTGTGTAATTCTTTCAATATTACTTTTTAGTGTCTTCCAGAGCCTCCCAGGCCCTCATTAGATCAATACAAATTCTGCTGTTCCACAGATTATGTGGTGGATATTGTCTTGGACTAAGATGTGAATCAAATGGCTTCTTATTTAGTCATCCCTCTCAGTAATGTCTCTCTTGTTtcagccacagcactgcagatgtCACGAGACTGGAGACTGATGGGGAAGACCCTGTTAAGTGCCCACACAAAGAGACAATTTCTAAGACTGAAACATCCGACGACACTTTCACCATGAAAGACAATGGCCTTGACAGCATCCATGTGAGGAAAAATCCTGAGTATGAGAACCTTATGAATGCAATAGAATTGGaatatgaaacagaaagaatttaGCAGAGTACCAGCTTTTGCATATGagcagctgtgcaggcagcagataTTGAATGGTAAACTTTACCAAAGGAAACTCTTTTTCCTGTCTGCCTTCTGCTCTGATAAATATACCAGTCTCACTTAACCCAGCTCACCAGCTTCCTTTAACTCAGGGGAACTGCATAACCTTCTTGGGCTTTGGCAAATGAGGCCCTGCCCGTTGGTGTAGAAACCCTCCACCAAGTGGTTATTTACCTACTTCTGTAGagcaaataatttctgagcAGCCTGAAGGACCAAGGTGAGGATGATCGGATCTAAAGgagcagaaacacaaatgtCTTTAGCCTGGTGTAGCTGAGTGCAACACTGCCAGTAACACTGGCAAGGTGTACTCTCAAGGGCATATTCCCGTGTTACAACACCCCAGGCTGTGAGGAGCCAAGGACTGCGCTGGAAGTGGTTGTCCTCTGGCTTTTACAGCTCAACAAATACTGTTTGTACATCCTCTTTGTCCTTACGTCTTTTTTGTTAGAGCATGGTAAAGGGACCACAGAGTGGGGATTGATGTCCCAGGAATGTCATTTTTGCTGTCAGATCAGAGCTCATTGCTTAGAGGAAGAGGGAATGGCCTTGTAGGCGATGAGCTGCCTAACTGCCACCCTCTGgtttctcctggaaaagcagaattgGTGTTGAAGGAAATGctagcattttattttacagtgtgGGGGCCAGAGGCATAATAAAATAGAGAATTTAAGGCATTTGGAATAATGATTGACCAAGGGACCTCCCTGAACACAACAGAGTGACACTGATTCACTCTGTGGGACATGAGTCAATCTGATTACAACAGAGATATTCATGATGGCCTATGTTATGGGGATGTTGTGAGTGCTCATGTTTGTAAAATGCCTTGAAAAGTGCTTGATTAGCACAGcgtattttctttcccaggaCAAATACAAAAGGCTTCAAAGGATTTTGTTGCATATGGATTCTGACTTCCTTGGATTTCACCACCCAGTGCCATCgtttttctgttgcttgcaAATTTATGCTTTGCTTGGTCTTCTGATCTAATTCTGCAGAACTGGCAGGGGTGCAGTCATAGTCACAGTTTGACCGAGGTGGTTTCTGAGCTACAGGGCCATACTTTGCATTTCCAGCTTCTTTATCTCAAGCAGGAGGGCCGAACTGTACTGTCTGTAACGCAAAACCCATCACTTTCATTAACCCTGGGTTTTGTGCAGTCCTGATGAGAAGCCCCCAGACTGTGGTGCAGTCTTTGCAGTATGTCACCACTGCTTAAACCCGCTCCAGGGCATTCCTGGTTCTCTggcaaaaacaaaacataag
Above is a genomic segment from Strigops habroptila isolate Jane chromosome 9, bStrHab1.2.pri, whole genome shotgun sequence containing:
- the LOC115612746 gene encoding V-set and immunoglobulin domain-containing protein 4-like isoform X1, yielding MTKGRRKGSVLHLHSVPGVWGLSQSARKGRQTCGSGRMGEAVQIVVFVMAFVTCNALLDLTGVHKVQGTWMGSVTLPCTYMASDGFIQQTLSWSMERDHSTSTIFQRDNSGDHILLSRFRNRVSVPKHSPGNASLLIENLEIPDSGHYTCQVIWRTKNNSVITREMTTTVKVVKVAATKPIIRAGELGLTVPAGARTSLTCVASGSPPISYRWFRGTPGGKALLLSSQAELVWDSLQPSDTGKYYCEAENRAGAGAVQRSDAVELTVRGSPVTQQPSPGTDQHTRPPFTPRGNAPQPGTAGLPAATPLSGGGSEEFPVATGLPALQYALPAALAVVVGAAALGALLIALRCRRRNEEELLYEVAFHSTADVTRLETDGEDPVKCPHKETISKTETSDDTFTMKDNGLDSIHVRKNPEYENLMNAIELEYETERI
- the LOC115612746 gene encoding V-set and immunoglobulin domain-containing protein 4-like isoform X2, with product MTKGRRKGSVLHLHSVPGVWGLSQSARKGRQTCGSGRMGEAVQIVVFVMAFVTCNALLDLTGVHKVQGTWMGSVTLPCTYMASDGFIQQTLSWSMERDHSTSTIFQRDNSGDHILLSRFRNRVSVPKHSPGNASLLIENLEIPDSGHYTCQVIWRTKNNSVITREMTTTVKVVKVAATKPIIRAGELGLTVPAGARTSLTCVASGSPPISYRWFRGTPGGKALLLSSQAELVWDSLQPSDTGKYYCEAENRAGAGAVQRSDAVELTVRGSPVTQQPSPGTDQHTRPPFTPRGNAPQPGTAGLPAATPLSGGGSEEFPVATGLPALQYALPAALAVVVGAAALGALLIALRCRRRNEEATALQMSRDWRLMGKTLLSAHTKRQFLRLKHPTTLSP